The genomic stretch CACTGACCTTCTCGGTCAGCGCCGAGAGTATGTCCGCTTCCTGGACCCGGCAGGAGGGGTGCGCCCCATGAAGGTGCTGGTGATCGAGGACGATGCCCAAACCGCCTCCTTCGTCGCAGAGGGCCTGACGCGCAGCGGGCACACTGCCGACTGCGCCGGCACGGGGCCGGAGGGCCTGCAGCTCGCCATGGACGGTAGCTACGACGCGCTCATCGTCGACCGCATGTTGCCCGGACTGGACGGCGTAGCGATAGTCAAGGCATTGCGCGGCGCCGGCATCAATACGCCGGCGCTGTTTCTGACCGCGCTCGACGGGGTGGCGGACCGGGTCCTCGGCCTCGACGCCGGCGGAGACGATT from Vicinamibacteria bacterium encodes the following:
- a CDS encoding response regulator, with the protein product MKVLVIEDDAQTASFVAEGLTRSGHTADCAGTGPEGLQLAMDGSYDALIVDRMLPGLDGVAIVKALRGAGINTPALFLTALDGVADRVLGLDAGGDD